One genomic window of Carassius auratus strain Wakin chromosome 14, ASM336829v1, whole genome shotgun sequence includes the following:
- the LOC113113820 gene encoding transmembrane protein 35A, with product MASPRTVTIVALSFALGLFFVFMGTIKLTPRLSKDAYSEMKKAYKSYAKALPALKKIGISSVLLRKIIGTLEVGCGIVLTLVPGRPKDLANFILLLVMLAVLFFHQLVGDPLKRYAHALVFGILLTCRLLIARQGEDRPEREERREEQITAQEKNKVKVS from the exons ATGGCCTCGCCAAGAACCGTAACAATTGTCGCCCTTTCCTTTGCACTGGGTCTGTTCTTTGTGTTCATGGGTACAATTAAACTCACACCGAGGTTAAGCAAAGATGCATATAGTGAAATG AAAAAGGCGTACAAGAGTTATGCAAAGGCCCTTCCGGCATTGAAAAAAATCGGCATTTCTTCTGTACTTCTACGCAAGATTATTGGTACTCTTGAGGTGGGATGTGGAATTGTTCTGACCCTTGTGCCAGGGAGACCAAAAGACTTGGCCAACTTTATTCTGCTACTGGTTATGCTAGCAGTGCTTTTCTTCCACCAGCTGGTTGGGGATCCTCTAAAACGCTATGCTCATGCCCTAGTGTTTGGTATTTTGCTGACGTGTCGGCTGCTCATTGCTCGTCAGGGTGAGGACCGGCCTGAGAGGGAGGAGAGACGAGAAGAACAGATCACTGCCCAGGAAAAGAACAAAGTCAAAGTTTCTTAG
- the LOC113114490 gene encoding ADP-ribosylation factor-like protein 13B, with product MESDILLYELRRRWCSPWCSPPQVNMFNLMSNCCSWVSKLQQPLKKITVLVVGLDKAGKTSCVRGMLRVPPGDVGPTHGCVRTELRVENYLVNILDMGGAPEVRGAWREHYGEAHGIIFVVDSSDRQRMKEVKEALVDLLKHPRVAGKPLLVLANKQDKINALLGNELIEVLSLERLVNQSRSLCHIEPCSASMDLRRWSDRKTLRGLRWLLRAVCLDYPDLCARVMRDGRRALGPEEKEKRGKIEKSRNKSKEEKTRTSKTDIRQEQHNETMRKNGTLNILNKENSLKKKLSKKKKVKVKITKESPSRVNEDEVEDTEGNEAEQDHNSQKDKASSALLPPKRRKMKRKAKVKVKEENSCLPESPNSEVSRPSRGKEERMRKKKTVKVKRKNKINTEEVPAAYTQPADLSNTFDLYRKAILALKARQEQDMASG from the exons ATGGAGTCTGACATACTACT GTACGAATTACGGAGACGATGGTGCTCTCCCTGGTGCTCTCCTCCTCAGGTCAACATGTTCAACCTCATGAGCAATTGCTGCAGCTGGGTCTCCAAACTCCAGCAGCCACTGAA GAAGATCACAGTTCTAGTAGTTGGTTTGGACAAGGctggaaaaacatcttgtgtCCGAGGGATGTTGAGAG TGCCCCCTGGAGATGTAGGTCCCACTCATGGATGTGTCCGCACTGAATTAAGGGTGGAGAACTACTTGGTTAACATACTTGATATGGGAGGGGCTCCTGAGGTTCGGGGGGCTTGGAGAGAACATTACGGTGAAGCTCACGGCATCATCTTTGTGGTGGATTCCAGTGACAGACAACGAATGAAAGAGGTCAAAGAAGCTCTGGTGGACTTACTGAAGCATCCAAGAGTAGCAGGAAAACCTCTTCTTGT GCTGGCAAATaaacaggacaaaataaatgCTCTGCTGGGAAATGAACTCATTGAAGTACTCTCTCTAGAGAGGCTGGTCAACCAAAGCCGTTCCCTTTGCCACATC GAGCCATGTTCGGCCTCAATGGACCTGCGTCGCTGGTCAGACAGAAAGACTCTGCGAGGTCTCAGATGGCTACTGCGAGCCGTGTGCCTGGACTACCCTGACCTCTGTGCCCGTGTGATGAGAGACGGGAGGCGAGCATTAGGGCcagaagaaaaagagaagagaggaaaaaTAGAGAAGAGCCGTAATAAATCTAAAGAGGAAAA AACACGTACAAGCAAAACCGATATCCGTCAAGAACAGCACAATGAAACTATGAGGAAAAATGGGACtctaaatattctaaataag GAGAACTCCTTAAAAAAGAAACTAAGCAAAAAGAAGAAGGTGAAGGTTAAAATTACGAAGGAGAGTCCAAGCAGAGTAAATGAAGACGAGGTGGAGGACACAGAAGGAAATGAAGCAGAACAGGACCACAACAGCCAGAAAGATAAAGCCAGCAGTGCATTACTGCCTCCCAAACGAAGGAAAATGAAACGCAAAgccaaagtaaaagtaaaagaggAGAACTCATGTCTACCAGAATCTCCCAACAGCGAGGTCTCCAGACCCTCTAGAG GAAAAGAGGAAAGAATGCGAAAAAAGAAGACAGTTAAAGTAAAACGAAAGAACAAGATAAACACAGAGGAAGTTCCAGCAGCTTATACACAGCCTGCTGATCTTTCAAATACTTTTG ACCTTTACCGAAAAGCAATTTTGGCTCTCAAAGCCCGACAGGAACAGGACATGGCTTCGGGATAG